A part of Corynebacterium lactis RW2-5 genomic DNA contains:
- a CDS encoding RsmB/NOP family class I SAM-dependent RNA methyltransferase translates to MSGRDGNHNDRNKRNGQGGQDKYDGRGKQGRRSDNAERGNRTGRRGQNGQRGRDGNSGAHKGGGIDQPRKVALKVLAEVRENEAYANLLLPKLLKTHNLKGRDAAFATELTYGTLRAEGLLDAVIGAASSRPLTDIAGPVLDVLRLGTYQLLRTRVDSYAAVDTSVRAVAKVAGSGARGFVNAILRKVSAKSEAQWVAEVAPDPAKDPIGYVALKHAHPRWIAEAFALSLGSEASQLQEALAADDARPTVHLVARPGELTAEELALITGGEEGPWSPYAVRLESGAPGELEPVRQGLAAVQDEGSQLIARAVVTAQVQGEDSGRWLDLCSGPGGKTAFIGGIASIEGAHVDAVELSEKRAGLVEKATSGLPVTVTVADGRSSGLEPGFDRVLVDVPCSGLGSLRRRPEARWRKSANDIAGLTKLQLELLTEAVRLTRPGGIIVYSTCSPHLRETRGVVDKAVGKLDVTELDAHALVQPMSDVGAFKSVQMWPHRHGTDAMFFAVLRKNG, encoded by the coding sequence ATGAGTGGGCGCGACGGCAACCACAACGACCGCAACAAGCGCAACGGTCAAGGCGGTCAGGATAAATATGACGGTCGGGGCAAGCAGGGCCGACGTAGCGACAATGCCGAGCGCGGAAATCGCACAGGTCGCCGCGGCCAAAATGGCCAGCGGGGTCGCGACGGAAATTCTGGTGCACATAAGGGCGGTGGGATTGATCAGCCGCGCAAGGTCGCGCTGAAGGTCCTTGCCGAGGTCCGCGAGAACGAAGCATACGCGAATCTTCTGCTGCCGAAGCTACTCAAGACGCATAACCTGAAGGGCCGCGACGCTGCTTTCGCCACCGAGTTGACCTACGGTACTCTGCGCGCCGAGGGGCTTCTCGACGCCGTCATCGGTGCGGCATCGTCGAGGCCGCTGACGGATATAGCGGGACCGGTCCTGGACGTGCTGCGCCTCGGCACCTACCAGCTGCTGCGCACCAGGGTTGACTCCTACGCCGCAGTGGATACCTCGGTCCGCGCGGTGGCCAAGGTTGCAGGCTCAGGCGCCCGAGGCTTTGTCAACGCTATCCTGCGCAAGGTCTCGGCGAAGTCGGAGGCGCAGTGGGTTGCGGAGGTCGCGCCGGACCCGGCGAAGGATCCGATCGGTTACGTCGCCCTAAAGCACGCGCATCCGCGCTGGATCGCAGAGGCGTTCGCGCTCTCACTCGGCTCCGAGGCCAGCCAGTTACAGGAGGCGCTCGCTGCCGACGACGCGCGTCCCACCGTCCACTTAGTTGCGCGCCCCGGCGAACTGACCGCTGAGGAACTGGCTCTCATCACCGGCGGCGAGGAGGGCCCGTGGTCACCCTATGCCGTGCGCCTGGAATCCGGTGCTCCGGGAGAGCTGGAGCCGGTGCGCCAGGGACTCGCCGCGGTACAGGACGAGGGCTCGCAGCTTATCGCGCGCGCGGTTGTCACTGCGCAAGTCCAGGGAGAAGATTCCGGACGCTGGCTGGATTTGTGCTCCGGCCCAGGAGGAAAGACCGCGTTCATCGGCGGGATTGCCTCCATCGAAGGAGCGCATGTCGATGCCGTCGAGCTGTCCGAAAAACGCGCCGGCCTCGTAGAGAAGGCCACCTCTGGGCTTCCCGTCACCGTCACCGTCGCCGATGGCCGCAGCAGCGGCCTCGAGCCCGGCTTCGACCGTGTGCTCGTGGATGTACCCTGCTCGGGGCTGGGATCGCTACGTCGACGTCCAGAGGCGCGCTGGCGAAAGTCGGCCAATGACATTGCAGGTCTCACCAAGTTGCAGCTCGAGCTGCTGACAGAGGCCGTGCGCCTTACCCGCCCAGGTGGCATCATCGTCTATTCGACTTGCTCACCTCATCTGCGCGAAACCCGCGGGGTCGTGGACAAGGCCGTCGGCAAGCTCGACGTGACGGAGCTCGACGCGCACGCGCTGGTCCAGCCCATGAGCGACGTCGGTGCTTTCAAATCGGTGCAGATGTGGCCGCACCGCCACGGCACCGACGCGATGTTCTTCGCTGTACTGCGCAAGAACGGCTAG
- the pyrF gene encoding orotidine-5'-phosphate decarboxylase, with the protein MAGNSVTGFGDRLAAKVAERGRLCVGIDPHPALLDAWGLPRSVQGIEKFARTCVEAFGDVVAVVKPQVAFFEAYGAGGYAVLERTLADVHAAGALSIADAKRGDIGSTMAAYAQAWLADGSPLASDALTVSPYLGFGALDPAVELAQATGRGLFVLAATSNPEGASVQKAVVESKGSMRTIAQSMVDRAAELNAQQINSGAAAGSFGVVVGATLENPPVLDHLRGAVLMPGVGAQGGSAADVERIAGQSAALALPNVSRGILGAGPNVSALRAATEEFAAQFN; encoded by the coding sequence ATGGCGGGCAATTCCGTGACGGGATTTGGCGACAGGCTCGCCGCGAAAGTCGCCGAGCGCGGTCGGCTCTGCGTGGGCATCGACCCGCACCCGGCCCTCCTCGACGCCTGGGGGCTGCCCCGTTCGGTCCAAGGTATCGAGAAATTTGCCAGGACCTGCGTTGAGGCCTTCGGGGACGTTGTGGCCGTCGTCAAGCCTCAGGTTGCCTTCTTTGAGGCGTACGGGGCGGGTGGTTACGCGGTGCTGGAGCGGACGCTTGCCGACGTGCACGCGGCCGGTGCGCTGTCGATTGCGGATGCAAAGCGCGGCGACATCGGTTCGACAATGGCCGCCTATGCGCAAGCCTGGCTGGCGGACGGTTCTCCCTTGGCTTCGGATGCGCTGACGGTGTCTCCGTACCTGGGGTTTGGGGCGCTGGATCCGGCGGTCGAGCTGGCTCAGGCGACCGGTCGTGGACTCTTTGTGCTGGCTGCGACCTCCAACCCGGAGGGCGCGTCCGTGCAGAAGGCCGTGGTGGAGTCGAAGGGGAGTATGCGCACCATCGCGCAGTCCATGGTCGACCGTGCCGCGGAGCTGAATGCTCAACAAATCAACAGCGGCGCTGCGGCTGGCAGCTTCGGTGTGGTCGTCGGCGCCACTCTTGAGAACCCGCCGGTACTTGATCACCTTCGCGGAGCGGTTCTCATGCCAGGAGTGGGGGCGCAAGGTGGCTCTGCGGCCGATGTAGAGCGCATCGCGGGGCAGTCGGCGGCACTGGCGCTGCCGAACGTTTCACGGGGCATTCTGGGCGCCGGTCCAAACGTGTCGGCCCTGCGAGCGGCGACCGAGGAATTTGCCGCGCAATTCAACTGA
- the fmt gene encoding methionyl-tRNA formyltransferase, with protein MRLIFAGTPEPAVVALQKLLDDGRHDIVAVLTRPDARRGRGKTLSPSPVKALAQEHGIPALTPTSLRDPEAQEAIRELNPDCIPVVAYGNLVPPELLEVPEHGWVNLHFSLLPAWRGAAPVQAAIAAGDEITGASTFRIEAGLDTGPVFGTVTESIKPTDTADDLLTRLAYSGADLLSATMDGIAAGALRPTAQPEDGVSYASKFSPEDSRVNWSQLPHLINRRSRAFTPAPGAWTTLEGSRVKVADLTPLSDDASAAIEARAAVDAAGSAQNSQPGTIFVEKHRVVVRCGQGFVELGRVQPQGKKMMAAQDWARGAQPGGKVFE; from the coding sequence GTGCGCCTGATTTTCGCCGGAACCCCGGAACCCGCCGTGGTCGCTCTACAGAAGCTTCTCGACGACGGCCGCCACGACATCGTTGCAGTTTTAACGCGCCCCGATGCCCGCCGAGGCAGGGGCAAGACGCTGTCCCCGTCGCCGGTGAAGGCGCTGGCTCAGGAGCACGGAATCCCGGCACTGACGCCGACTTCGTTGCGCGACCCGGAAGCTCAGGAGGCAATCCGCGAGCTGAACCCGGACTGCATCCCCGTGGTGGCCTACGGAAACCTCGTGCCCCCGGAGCTTCTCGAGGTCCCCGAGCACGGCTGGGTTAACCTACACTTTTCTCTCCTGCCCGCGTGGCGCGGCGCCGCCCCCGTCCAGGCGGCAATCGCGGCCGGCGACGAGATTACAGGCGCCAGCACCTTCCGGATCGAAGCGGGGCTCGACACCGGCCCCGTCTTCGGAACTGTCACCGAGTCCATCAAACCTACGGACACCGCCGACGATTTGCTCACGCGTCTTGCTTACTCGGGCGCGGACCTTCTGTCTGCAACGATGGACGGCATCGCCGCCGGTGCCCTTCGCCCCACGGCTCAGCCTGAAGACGGTGTGTCTTACGCCTCCAAGTTCTCGCCGGAAGATTCCCGGGTTAACTGGTCGCAGCTGCCGCACCTAATCAACCGCCGCAGCCGAGCGTTCACCCCCGCGCCAGGGGCCTGGACGACGCTGGAAGGCAGCCGCGTCAAGGTCGCCGACCTGACACCGCTTTCCGACGACGCCTCGGCTGCAATCGAAGCGAGGGCTGCGGTCGACGCTGCGGGTAGCGCACAAAATTCGCAGCCGGGAACGATTTTCGTCGAGAAGCATCGCGTCGTGGTGCGCTGCGGTCAGGGCTTTGTGGAGCTCGGCCGGGTTCAGCCGCAGGGTAAAAAGATGATGGCGGCACAGGATTGGGCGCGAGGTGCTCAACCGGGTGGAAAGGTATTCGAGTAA
- the gmk gene encoding guanylate kinase, translated as MAGNGKAALVVLAGPAGVGKSTVVSRLRAEVPGLYFSVSMTTRSPRPGEVDGRDYFFVSPEDFQERIDAGEMLEWAEIHGGLQRSGTPRRPVEEAREAGRPVLVEVDLAGARSIREVEPNAHLLFLAPPSWEILVERLTGRGTETEAQVKRRLETARVEMDAQGEFDQVVVNDDVDKAVEAIARALTASGN; from the coding sequence GTGGCCGGGAATGGTAAAGCTGCGTTGGTCGTCCTCGCCGGTCCCGCCGGCGTAGGAAAATCCACCGTGGTCAGTCGGCTGCGAGCCGAAGTTCCCGGACTGTACTTCAGTGTCTCCATGACCACCCGGTCTCCGCGACCGGGCGAGGTCGATGGGCGGGACTACTTCTTCGTCTCTCCCGAGGATTTCCAGGAACGGATTGACGCAGGAGAAATGCTCGAGTGGGCTGAAATCCACGGTGGCCTCCAGCGCTCCGGTACTCCTCGCCGCCCGGTGGAGGAGGCACGTGAGGCTGGTCGGCCGGTATTGGTCGAGGTCGATCTCGCCGGTGCACGTTCAATCCGCGAGGTGGAGCCGAACGCGCACCTGCTGTTCCTAGCCCCGCCCAGCTGGGAGATTCTCGTAGAGCGTCTAACCGGCCGTGGCACGGAGACTGAAGCACAGGTAAAGCGCCGTCTGGAAACGGCTCGGGTAGAAATGGATGCCCAGGGCGAGTTCGATCAGGTCGTTGTCAACGATGATGTCGACAAGGCAGTCGAGGCCATCGCTCGAGCACTCACAGCGTCCGGCAACTAG
- the def gene encoding peptide deformylase encodes MAIREVRVFGDPVLLSKADTVTDFDGTLSHLIDDMFDTMDDEQGVGLAANQVGVLQRVFVYDCEGTRGHIVNPQWEAIGEETVHETEGCLSIPGVNGAVTRFAKVRVTGQDRTGTPVSFEADGLLSRCVQHESDHLDGVLFLKRLTGDERKTAMRSLREQDWFKNRG; translated from the coding sequence ATGGCAATCCGCGAGGTTCGAGTTTTTGGCGATCCGGTACTGCTGTCCAAGGCTGATACGGTCACCGACTTTGATGGGACCCTGTCGCATTTGATCGACGACATGTTCGACACGATGGACGACGAGCAGGGTGTTGGGCTCGCTGCTAACCAGGTCGGCGTGCTGCAGCGGGTTTTCGTCTACGACTGCGAGGGGACGCGCGGGCACATCGTCAACCCGCAGTGGGAGGCAATCGGGGAGGAGACGGTCCACGAGACCGAAGGGTGTCTCTCTATTCCCGGTGTCAACGGCGCGGTGACGCGTTTCGCTAAGGTCCGCGTGACAGGACAGGACCGCACTGGAACGCCCGTCAGCTTCGAGGCCGACGGTCTTTTGTCCCGCTGTGTTCAGCACGAGTCCGATCACCTGGATGGCGTGCTCTTCCTCAAGCGCCTGACCGGCGACGAGCGCAAGACCGCTATGCGCAGCCTCCGTGAACAGGATTGGTTCAAAAACCGCGGTTAA
- the mihF gene encoding integration host factor, actinobacterial type: MALPQLTPEQRAAALEKAAQARKVRAELKDKLKRGATDLPEVLKQADENEIIGKMKVSALLEALPKVGKVKAQDIMNDLEIAQTRRLRGLGDRQRRALLERFGYSVED, from the coding sequence GTGGCCCTTCCGCAGTTGACCCCGGAGCAGCGTGCAGCAGCACTCGAGAAGGCAGCTCAGGCTCGCAAAGTGCGTGCAGAACTGAAGGACAAGCTCAAGCGTGGTGCTACTGACCTGCCAGAGGTCCTGAAGCAGGCTGACGAGAACGAAATCATCGGCAAGATGAAGGTTTCCGCTCTGCTCGAGGCCCTGCCGAAGGTTGGCAAGGTCAAGGCCCAGGACATCATGAACGACCTGGAGATTGCTCAGACCCGTCGCCTCCGCGGCCTCGGCGACCGCCAGCGTCGCGCTCTGCTGGAGCGCTTCGGCTACTCCGTGGAGGACTAG
- the rpoZ gene encoding DNA-directed RNA polymerase subunit omega, whose translation MTQENTATEAVFDPPVGITNPPIDELLDKASSKYALAIFAAKRARQINDYYQQIDEGMLEYVGPLVTPGVAEKPLSIALREINAGLLDHTEG comes from the coding sequence GTGACCCAGGAAAATACCGCCACCGAGGCCGTGTTCGATCCGCCAGTTGGAATCACCAACCCGCCGATTGACGAGCTGCTCGATAAGGCTTCGTCCAAGTACGCGCTGGCTATTTTCGCCGCGAAGCGCGCACGCCAGATTAACGACTACTACCAGCAGATCGACGAAGGCATGCTGGAGTACGTGGGCCCGCTGGTAACCCCTGGCGTCGCCGAGAAGCCTTTGTCCATTGCTCTGCGTGAAATCAACGCTGGTCTGCTCGATCACACCGAGGGCTAA
- the rpe gene encoding ribulose-phosphate 3-epimerase, translating into MNAPIIAPSILAADFARLDREVEAVSKADWLHIDVMDGHFVPNLSFGAPVLEAVAKVTDKFLDVHLMIEAPEKWVDTYIKAGASSVIFHVEAADDAIALARHIREQGVKAGFSLRPGTPIEPWLDHLAEFDEVLVMSVEPGFGGQSFMPDQLDKVIKLRERIDADGLDTIIEIDGGISAKTIEAAAAAGCDAFVAGSAVYGAEDRNAAVEELRALATAAAK; encoded by the coding sequence ATGAACGCTCCGATTATTGCCCCGTCCATTCTCGCCGCTGATTTCGCCCGCCTGGACCGCGAGGTTGAGGCCGTGTCGAAGGCGGATTGGCTGCACATCGACGTCATGGATGGCCACTTTGTCCCGAACCTGTCTTTCGGCGCTCCCGTGTTGGAAGCCGTCGCTAAGGTCACGGACAAATTCCTGGACGTGCACCTGATGATTGAGGCGCCGGAGAAGTGGGTCGACACCTACATCAAGGCCGGCGCTTCCTCCGTTATTTTCCACGTCGAGGCCGCCGATGACGCGATTGCTCTGGCGCGCCATATCCGCGAGCAGGGCGTCAAGGCCGGTTTCTCGCTCCGCCCGGGCACCCCGATCGAACCGTGGCTGGATCATCTCGCGGAGTTCGACGAGGTGCTGGTCATGAGTGTCGAGCCGGGCTTCGGAGGCCAGTCGTTCATGCCGGATCAGCTGGACAAGGTGATCAAGCTGCGCGAGCGTATCGATGCTGACGGTCTCGACACCATCATCGAAATCGATGGCGGTATCTCCGCCAAGACTATCGAGGCCGCGGCCGCCGCCGGCTGCGACGCGTTCGTCGCTGGCTCCGCGGTCTACGGCGCCGAGGACCGCAATGCGGCCGTCGAAGAGCTCCGCGCCCTCGCTACTGCCGCAGCCAAGTAG
- a CDS encoding primosomal protein N', whose amino-acid sequence MTSTRPTAAAETQPVARVLPLLGLPQLDRPFDYLVPRALSEDAKVGCRVRIRFHGQLVNGLILERTDTPAHEGKLSYLKDVISPEVVYPAHMRRLVDSLAEYYGATRSDIIRAAIPSRHARAERIRNEKLSPSWEELGKLAVDDVDLSAWQRYVFGASYVDAVVAGTPSRAAWAPVPGEHCEEMVAALSVAVARAGGGVVVIVPDSRTLGRYESAFRELISARQLTVLGSGLGPESRYRRYLDILHGQGRIVLGTRSAAFAPVKNFQLAVIVDDGDDNLVDPRAPYVHAREVLVTRCAQESASLLFASAGRTAEVALLIASGWAHNLVASQEALGEAMPEMLSSVDTSEDPDDSSRGRLPAAAFRRAKQSLRDELPVLVQVPRKGYVPTLSCRSCGTAARCRWCNGPLGIPPSDDPNAPAPPTCRWCGRIDVHHRCHSCGSTKIRPTVIGSDRTAEEFGRIFSPFPVVASSGERITDEIAPGPRVVVATPGAEPRSPSGYGTVLLLDTWAMLGRQDLRADEDAFASWAHAASLGRSKEQGGSVVIDADAAHPTVSDLLAWDSVGAAERELHDRQAAQLPPAFHVAAVDGTEAGLRSFIETLELPGGAEILGPVDLPRGARPPAGVEPGTPIQRLLVRCERRKARAVGAALKTAQAVRATKKDPETVRVIVNPIRFG is encoded by the coding sequence ATGACTAGCACCCGCCCTACAGCAGCCGCAGAAACGCAGCCTGTAGCGCGGGTGCTTCCGCTTTTGGGGCTGCCGCAGTTAGACCGGCCCTTCGACTACCTCGTTCCGCGCGCGCTATCCGAAGATGCCAAGGTCGGCTGCCGGGTCCGTATCAGATTCCACGGCCAGCTGGTCAACGGACTCATCCTGGAACGCACAGACACTCCTGCGCATGAGGGAAAACTTTCCTATCTAAAGGATGTCATCAGTCCGGAGGTTGTATACCCGGCGCATATGCGGCGTCTGGTGGATTCCCTCGCCGAATACTACGGTGCGACGCGCTCCGACATCATCCGTGCGGCGATTCCTAGTCGTCATGCACGGGCGGAGCGGATTCGCAACGAAAAGCTCTCGCCGAGCTGGGAGGAGCTGGGCAAGCTCGCGGTCGACGATGTGGACTTAAGCGCCTGGCAGCGCTACGTTTTCGGCGCTTCCTACGTCGACGCGGTCGTCGCCGGTACTCCATCGAGGGCCGCGTGGGCGCCGGTACCGGGCGAGCACTGCGAGGAGATGGTCGCGGCACTATCAGTGGCGGTAGCGCGCGCCGGCGGGGGAGTCGTGGTCATTGTTCCCGATTCCCGTACCCTTGGGCGCTACGAGTCGGCATTCCGGGAATTGATCTCCGCCCGTCAGCTGACAGTCCTGGGCTCCGGACTCGGCCCCGAGTCTCGCTACCGGCGCTACCTCGATATTCTCCACGGCCAGGGGAGGATCGTACTCGGGACCAGGTCGGCGGCGTTTGCTCCGGTGAAAAACTTCCAGCTCGCGGTCATCGTGGATGACGGCGACGACAACCTCGTCGACCCACGGGCGCCCTATGTTCATGCCCGCGAGGTCCTGGTAACCCGCTGTGCGCAAGAGAGCGCCTCGCTGCTGTTCGCATCCGCAGGGCGTACCGCGGAGGTCGCGCTTCTCATCGCATCCGGATGGGCTCATAACCTCGTGGCCTCGCAGGAGGCACTCGGCGAGGCTATGCCGGAGATGCTCAGCTCCGTCGATACCTCCGAGGATCCGGACGATTCCAGTCGCGGGCGCCTGCCTGCCGCGGCGTTCCGCCGGGCGAAGCAATCGTTGCGCGATGAGCTACCCGTGCTTGTGCAGGTCCCGCGCAAGGGCTACGTGCCTACACTGTCCTGTCGCAGTTGCGGCACCGCGGCCCGCTGCCGCTGGTGCAATGGTCCGCTTGGCATCCCGCCTTCCGACGACCCGAACGCTCCCGCTCCTCCGACATGCAGGTGGTGCGGCCGCATCGATGTGCACCACCGCTGCCACAGCTGCGGCTCGACCAAGATTCGCCCTACCGTCATCGGCAGCGACCGTACTGCGGAGGAATTTGGACGCATCTTCAGTCCGTTTCCCGTTGTTGCTTCGTCCGGGGAGCGAATCACTGACGAGATCGCTCCGGGGCCCCGTGTTGTCGTCGCGACCCCCGGGGCGGAGCCTCGCTCGCCGTCTGGCTACGGAACGGTGCTCCTGCTCGACACCTGGGCGATGCTCGGACGACAGGATCTGCGTGCCGACGAGGACGCCTTTGCTTCCTGGGCGCATGCGGCCAGCCTCGGGCGCTCGAAGGAGCAAGGTGGTTCGGTGGTCATCGATGCGGACGCGGCACACCCGACGGTGAGCGACCTGCTCGCCTGGGATTCCGTCGGCGCCGCGGAGCGCGAACTGCACGATCGCCAGGCGGCGCAGCTGCCGCCGGCATTCCACGTCGCAGCGGTCGACGGCACCGAGGCGGGCCTGCGCAGCTTCATCGAGACCCTCGAGCTGCCGGGTGGCGCCGAGATCCTCGGGCCCGTGGATTTGCCCAGGGGAGCCAGGCCCCCGGCTGGCGTGGAACCAGGCACTCCGATCCAGCGCTTGCTAGTCAGATGTGAGCGTCGGAAAGCGAGGGCGGTGGGAGCGGCGCTGAAGACCGCGCAGGCGGTCCGTGCGACCAAGAAGGATCCGGAAACCGTGCGAGTCATCGTCAATCCGATCAGGTTCGGCTAG
- the metK gene encoding methionine adenosyltransferase — MATNLRLFSSESVTEGHPDKICDSISDSILDAMLAQDSASMVAVETVVTTGLVHVVGEVRTKSYVDIPGIVRSRLNEIGFDSSEKGFDGKTCGVSVSIGEQSSDIHDGVHTSLEARSADGEVEVEDLTGAGDQGLMFGYATNETPEYMPLPIALAHRLARRLTQVRKEGLVPHLRPDGKTQVTFAYDDDNRPVYLDTVVVSTQHDPDVSQEWITEQIKTHVVDWVIADADLGRYVTEELKLLVNPSGQFIIGGPMGDAGLTGRKIIVDTYGGMARHGGGAFSGKDPSKVDRSGAYATRWVAKNAVAAGLADRIEIQVAYAIGRARPVGLYVDTFGTGHVPAEVIQEAINKVFDLRPAAIIRDLDLLRPIYAKAATYGHFGRTDLDLPWERLDRVDALRAAAGLG; from the coding sequence GTGGCCACCAATCTTCGGCTATTTTCCAGTGAGTCCGTCACTGAGGGACACCCAGACAAGATCTGTGACTCCATCTCCGATTCGATCCTCGACGCGATGCTCGCCCAAGATTCGGCCTCGATGGTCGCGGTAGAGACCGTCGTGACCACGGGCCTGGTTCACGTCGTCGGTGAGGTCCGCACCAAGAGCTACGTCGACATCCCGGGTATCGTGCGCTCCCGCCTGAACGAGATTGGATTTGATTCCTCCGAGAAAGGCTTCGACGGCAAGACCTGCGGTGTTTCCGTTTCCATCGGCGAGCAGTCCTCCGACATCCACGACGGCGTGCACACCTCGCTCGAGGCCCGTTCCGCCGACGGGGAGGTCGAGGTCGAAGACCTGACCGGCGCCGGCGATCAGGGCCTGATGTTTGGCTACGCGACCAACGAGACGCCCGAGTACATGCCGCTGCCAATCGCGCTGGCACACCGTCTGGCCCGCCGCCTGACCCAGGTGCGCAAGGAGGGCCTCGTCCCGCACCTCCGCCCGGACGGCAAGACCCAGGTCACTTTTGCTTACGACGACGACAACCGCCCGGTATACCTCGACACCGTGGTCGTCTCTACCCAGCATGACCCGGACGTTAGCCAGGAGTGGATTACCGAACAGATTAAGACCCACGTCGTCGACTGGGTCATCGCGGACGCCGACCTGGGCCGCTACGTCACCGAGGAGCTGAAGCTCCTGGTCAATCCTTCGGGCCAGTTCATCATCGGCGGCCCGATGGGCGATGCGGGCCTGACCGGTCGCAAGATTATCGTCGACACCTACGGCGGCATGGCTCGCCATGGCGGCGGCGCGTTCTCGGGCAAGGACCCGTCGAAGGTGGACCGCTCGGGCGCCTACGCCACCCGCTGGGTCGCGAAGAACGCCGTGGCCGCAGGTCTCGCCGACCGAATTGAGATTCAGGTGGCCTACGCCATCGGTCGCGCACGCCCGGTGGGGCTCTACGTGGACACCTTCGGCACCGGGCACGTCCCGGCCGAGGTTATCCAAGAGGCAATCAATAAGGTCTTCGACCTACGCCCGGCCGCCATCATCCGCGACCTGGACCTGCTGCGCCCGATTTACGCGAAGGCCGCTACTTACGGCCACTTCGGACGCACCGACCTTGACCTTCCCTGGGAGCGGCTGGACCGTGTCGACGCCCTTCGCGCCGCCGCCGGACTGGGATAG
- the coaBC gene encoding bifunctional phosphopantothenoylcysteine decarboxylase/phosphopantothenate--cysteine ligase CoaBC — protein MNAAGHSDVSDSLKVVVGVAGGIAAYKAAHVVRRFKELGHDVRVVPTESALNFVGAATFEALSGHPVSTTVFDAVDEVQHVRIGQEADLIVVVPATADFMARAAQGRADDLLSATLLVATCPVVLAPAMHTEMWHHPATRDNVATLRRRGTIVLDPAHGRLTGKDTGPGRLPEPEQVVDLALAVAANPAHFRRDLEGARVLITAGGTQEAIDPVRFIGNHSSGRQGFALAEMAAQRGAEVTVIAGITDALPNPLGAEVVNVVSARDMAAAVERHAGQADICIFAAAVADFRPSQVADSKMKKGKSDDALSRIDLVENPDILATTVKRRASGELAAGTTLVGFAAETGDADSSALELARQKIVRKGCDLLMCNDVSGGRTFGSTDNVGWILSKGGEETVVPLGSKFAVAGAILDAVVKARG, from the coding sequence ATGAATGCCGCCGGTCATTCTGACGTATCCGATTCTCTAAAGGTTGTCGTCGGGGTAGCCGGCGGCATTGCTGCGTATAAGGCCGCCCACGTGGTGCGCAGGTTCAAGGAACTCGGCCACGACGTGCGAGTGGTCCCGACAGAATCCGCACTGAACTTCGTTGGAGCCGCCACATTCGAGGCGCTTTCGGGCCACCCAGTGTCGACCACCGTCTTCGACGCCGTCGACGAGGTTCAGCACGTGCGCATCGGGCAAGAGGCCGACCTAATCGTGGTCGTCCCCGCGACTGCCGATTTCATGGCTCGTGCGGCACAGGGCAGGGCGGATGATTTGCTCTCCGCAACGCTGCTCGTAGCAACCTGCCCAGTGGTTTTGGCGCCCGCTATGCACACCGAGATGTGGCATCACCCAGCAACGCGGGACAATGTAGCGACCTTGCGTCGCCGCGGCACAATCGTCCTCGACCCCGCCCACGGCCGCCTGACCGGCAAGGACACCGGCCCCGGCCGCCTACCGGAGCCGGAGCAGGTCGTCGACCTCGCTCTTGCTGTAGCGGCTAACCCAGCCCATTTCCGCAGGGACCTGGAGGGCGCGCGGGTGCTCATTACGGCTGGTGGTACGCAGGAGGCCATCGATCCGGTACGGTTTATCGGCAATCACTCTTCCGGCCGCCAGGGTTTTGCGTTGGCGGAGATGGCTGCTCAGCGCGGTGCCGAGGTAACGGTCATCGCCGGTATCACCGACGCGCTCCCGAATCCGCTCGGCGCCGAGGTTGTCAACGTGGTCTCTGCCCGCGATATGGCGGCGGCGGTTGAACGGCACGCGGGCCAGGCTGATATCTGTATCTTCGCGGCCGCCGTGGCTGATTTTAGGCCATCGCAGGTTGCCGATTCGAAGATGAAGAAGGGTAAATCGGACGATGCTCTGTCCCGCATCGACCTCGTCGAAAACCCCGACATTCTGGCGACCACTGTGAAGCGTCGAGCCAGCGGCGAGCTCGCCGCTGGCACAACCCTGGTCGGATTCGCAGCGGAGACCGGCGACGCCGACTCCTCGGCGCTTGAGCTTGCCCGCCAGAAGATCGTTCGAAAGGGATGCGATCTGCTGATGTGCAACGACGTATCTGGCGGCCGTACCTTCGGTTCGACGGACAACGTCGGCTGGATTCTCTCCAAAGGCGGGGAGGAGACTGTCGTGCCTCTGGGCTCGAAGTTCGCCGTCGCAGGCGCAATCCTCGACGCCGTGGTCAAGGCGCGGGGCTAG